One window of the Enterobacter huaxiensis genome contains the following:
- a CDS encoding HlyD family secretion protein, with protein MKLKNRSRQRRALIPQHFSKSYQINAPRLKTVLALFISFFLCLLVFAIVFNFSETTLARGVLIPAQGDVEVRARESGTLVDFAVRPGQYVKENDPLFTVSQDYGGKQGSVVQFDRQQMEAEKKRSEQRIQAIDDSIASYRKNLAQQLTLTDRQIAVSRDKVKKLRALLKNSTDTYEAWKSVSGKGYVSKVDLDKSHNDVLNAQLNMTLEESTILELEARKTSLTDSTQSQIDSLSEEQLYVKNRISEIDRNLSSRGSSTMAMLAPSDGYVVAINFPPGRAITQNSEVVVVIRKNAAATMEGYLYVPATGVGRVAKGDKVKLRFDSWPVDKYGSVEATLSDFYEVNIDAHSALIPLQEGQNYYLAKVRVPSWFTDPDKKKRMLMGGMTVNADIVIDRKPLINLLIAPLERVRKRFID; from the coding sequence GTGAAATTAAAAAACCGAAGCCGACAGCGGCGGGCGCTGATCCCGCAACACTTTTCAAAAAGCTATCAGATTAACGCGCCGCGGCTGAAAACCGTGCTGGCGTTGTTCATCTCCTTTTTTCTCTGCCTGCTGGTCTTTGCGATCGTCTTTAATTTTTCGGAAACCACGCTGGCGCGCGGGGTGCTGATCCCGGCGCAGGGGGATGTTGAAGTGCGCGCCCGTGAGTCCGGCACCCTGGTTGATTTTGCCGTACGCCCGGGCCAGTACGTGAAGGAAAACGATCCGCTGTTCACCGTGTCGCAGGACTATGGCGGCAAGCAGGGCTCGGTGGTGCAGTTTGACCGCCAGCAGATGGAAGCGGAAAAAAAGCGCAGCGAGCAGCGCATTCAGGCCATTGATGACTCTATTGCGTCGTACCGCAAAAACCTGGCGCAGCAGCTGACTCTCACTGACCGGCAGATCGCCGTTTCCCGCGATAAGGTGAAAAAGCTGCGCGCGCTGCTCAAAAACAGCACCGACACCTACGAGGCGTGGAAATCGGTATCCGGAAAGGGCTATGTGTCCAAAGTGGACCTCGACAAAAGCCACAACGACGTGCTCAATGCACAGCTCAACATGACGCTGGAGGAGAGCACGATCCTTGAGCTTGAGGCGCGTAAAACCAGCCTGACAGACAGCACCCAGTCGCAAATTGACTCCCTGAGCGAGGAGCAGCTGTATGTGAAAAACCGCATCAGCGAAATCGATCGTAACCTCTCCAGCCGGGGCAGTTCTACCATGGCGATGCTGGCCCCGTCCGATGGCTACGTGGTGGCGATTAACTTCCCGCCCGGCCGGGCCATCACGCAAAACAGCGAGGTGGTGGTGGTGATCCGCAAAAATGCCGCGGCGACGATGGAAGGGTATCTGTATGTTCCGGCAACGGGGGTGGGGCGCGTGGCGAAAGGCGATAAGGTCAAGCTTCGCTTCGACTCCTGGCCCGTGGATAAATACGGTTCGGTCGAGGCAACGCTGTCTGATTTCTATGAGGTCAATATCGATGCCCATTCCGCGCTGATCCCGCTGCAGGAAGGGCAGAACTATTACCTGGCTAAAGTGCGCGTTCCCTCCTGGTTTACCGACCCGGACAAGAAAAAACGCATGCTGATGGGCGGAATGACGGTTAACGCCGATATCGTTATCGATCGTAAGCCACTTATCAATCTGCTGATAGCTCCGCTGGAAAGGGTGCGGAAGCGGTTTATTGATTAA
- a CDS encoding AAA family ATPase, producing the protein MIKTLHIQNYRSIRDMSLELEQLNIVFGPNGTGKSNIYKAIYLMHSAAQGQFSQALANEGGILKVFWAGKTRSDQLRRMNLAVETETYEYELQVGFVEKLPYPSQFQLDPVIKEESIWLSGQHRRPSSQLMKRKNQAVFLNNVHHEKVTHSGTLYENESVFGQLGEPHLYPEVSQMRESLRNWRFYHEFSVSSGSAIRAPQVGFRSPVLASDGANLAAAFQTIVEIGDELLLMRILDQAFPGCVFYSDNTGGRFRMMMQREGLSRPLEPAEFSDGTLRFLCLAVALLSPRPPAFIVLNEPENSLHPQMLPALASLIAEASRYSQIWLTSHSPELANLIEKHRSFSLYQLSMVEGETRMDKLG; encoded by the coding sequence ATGATCAAAACCCTGCACATCCAGAACTACCGCTCCATCCGCGATATGTCGCTGGAGCTGGAGCAGCTCAATATTGTTTTCGGCCCCAACGGCACCGGGAAATCGAATATCTACAAGGCGATTTACCTGATGCACAGCGCGGCGCAGGGGCAGTTCTCCCAGGCGCTGGCCAATGAGGGCGGCATCCTGAAGGTGTTCTGGGCGGGCAAAACCCGCAGCGACCAGCTGCGGCGCATGAACCTCGCGGTAGAAACGGAGACCTACGAATACGAGCTGCAGGTGGGCTTTGTGGAGAAGCTGCCGTATCCCTCGCAGTTTCAGCTCGACCCGGTGATTAAAGAGGAGTCCATCTGGCTGAGCGGCCAGCACCGCCGCCCGTCCTCGCAGCTGATGAAGCGTAAGAATCAGGCCGTGTTTCTGAATAACGTGCACCACGAAAAAGTGACCCACAGCGGCACGCTGTATGAGAACGAATCGGTGTTCGGGCAGCTCGGCGAGCCGCATCTTTACCCGGAAGTGTCGCAGATGCGCGAGTCTCTGCGTAACTGGCGTTTTTATCACGAGTTTTCCGTCTCTTCCGGTTCCGCTATCCGCGCGCCGCAGGTGGGCTTTCGCTCGCCGGTGCTGGCCAGCGACGGGGCGAACCTGGCCGCCGCGTTTCAGACTATTGTTGAAATCGGCGACGAACTGCTGCTGATGCGCATCCTTGATCAGGCCTTCCCCGGCTGCGTGTTTTACAGCGACAACACCGGCGGACGTTTTCGCATGATGATGCAGCGCGAGGGTCTGAGCAGGCCGCTGGAACCGGCTGAGTTCTCCGACGGCACGCTGCGTTTCCTGTGCCTTGCCGTGGCGCTGTTAAGCCCGCGCCCTCCCGCTTTCATCGTTCTCAACGAACCGGAAAACAGCCTGCACCCGCAGATGCTGCCCGCGCTGGCGAGCCTGATTGCCGAGGCCAGCCGCTACTCGCAGATCTGGCTCACCAGCCACTCGCCGGAGCTGGCGAATTTGATTGAAAAGCACCGTTCGTTTTCGCTGTATCAGCTGTCGATGGTGGAGGGGGAGACCCGGATGGATAAGCTGGGGTAA
- a CDS encoding YbgA family protein has protein sequence MTTKPVLGISGCLTGSAVRFDGGHKRMGFVMDELAQWVNFRPVCPEMAIGLPTPRPAIRLTMTDIGETQLRFSKPPHDDLTQKMADFTAEYLPKIGDLAGFIVCAKSPSCGMERVRLYDENGNRGRKEGVGLFTAALLETYPWLPVEEDGRLHDPVLRENFIERVFALHELNTLRASGLTRRALLDFHSRYKLQLLAHHQAGYREIGPFVASLHEWEDLDAFFVAYRDKLMTILKKPASRKNHTNVLMHIQGYFRNQLNSRQRVELRDVILHYRDGLLPILAPLTLLKHYMAEYPDRYLMTQNYFDPYPDDLGLRLAVS, from the coding sequence ATGACAACGAAACCTGTGCTGGGCATTAGCGGATGTTTGACCGGTTCCGCCGTTCGCTTTGACGGCGGACATAAGCGTATGGGCTTCGTCATGGATGAACTGGCCCAGTGGGTGAACTTCCGGCCCGTCTGTCCTGAAATGGCGATCGGCCTGCCGACGCCGCGTCCGGCCATTCGCCTGACGATGACGGACATCGGCGAGACGCAGCTGCGCTTCAGCAAGCCGCCGCACGACGACCTGACGCAAAAGATGGCCGACTTTACGGCGGAATATCTGCCCAAAATCGGCGATCTGGCGGGATTCATCGTCTGCGCGAAATCGCCAAGCTGCGGCATGGAGCGCGTGCGGCTGTATGATGAAAACGGCAACCGGGGCCGCAAGGAGGGCGTCGGGCTGTTCACCGCCGCCCTGCTTGAAACCTATCCGTGGCTGCCCGTTGAGGAAGATGGACGGCTGCACGATCCGGTGCTGCGGGAAAACTTTATCGAGCGGGTTTTTGCCCTTCACGAGCTGAACACGCTGCGCGCCAGCGGCCTGACGCGCCGCGCGCTGCTGGATTTCCACAGCCGCTACAAGCTTCAGCTGCTCGCGCACCATCAGGCGGGATACCGGGAGATCGGGCCGTTCGTTGCGTCGCTGCACGAGTGGGAGGATCTGGACGCGTTTTTCGTAGCGTACCGTGACAAGCTGATGACGATCCTGAAAAAGCCCGCGTCGCGGAAAAATCACACCAACGTGCTGATGCATATTCAGGGCTATTTCCGCAACCAGCTGAACAGCCGCCAGCGCGTCGAGCTGCGCGATGTGATCCTGCACTATCGCGACGGGCTGCTGCCCATCCTCGCGCCGCTGACGCTGCTCAAGCATTACATGGCCGAATACCCTGACCGGTATCTGATGACGCAAAACTACTTTGATCCCTATCCTGATGATTTGGGTCTGCGTCTGGCAGTGTCCTGA
- the uraH gene encoding hydroxyisourate hydrolase: MKKTTPLLILAAMAFAPAAFSAPVGTLSVHVLDQQTGTPPPGVTVTLEKQQQDKWTQLASGKTDQDGRIKSLYPEDQDMQPGVYKVTFKTADYFHTKKLDSFFPEIPVLFTVTRTNEKLHIPLLLSQYGYSTYKGS; the protein is encoded by the coding sequence ATGAAAAAGACAACCCCTCTTCTGATCCTGGCCGCCATGGCCTTTGCCCCCGCGGCCTTTAGCGCCCCCGTCGGTACGCTGAGCGTTCACGTGCTTGACCAGCAAACCGGCACGCCGCCTCCGGGCGTCACCGTCACGCTGGAAAAGCAGCAGCAGGATAAATGGACTCAGCTTGCCAGCGGCAAAACCGACCAGGACGGACGCATCAAGTCTCTCTATCCAGAGGATCAGGATATGCAGCCTGGCGTCTACAAGGTGACCTTCAAAACCGCCGATTACTTCCACACGAAGAAGCTGGACTCTTTCTTCCCGGAGATCCCGGTGCTGTTTACCGTGACCCGCACCAACGAAAAGCTGCACATTCCACTGCTGCTCAGCCAGTACGGTTATTCGACCTATAAGGGCAGTTAA